CCTATTAATATATTCGAACAATTCACGAGTTTCTTAACTCTGGGTCTTCGACTATTTGGTAATATCTATGCCGGTGAAATGTTGCTCACGTTGATTGCCCAATTCGGACAGTCCGCTGGAATTGTCACAATTATTCCAGCATTTATCTTGTCAATGATTTGGCAAGCGTTCTCATTGTTTATCGGTTCAGTCCAAGCCTTTGTCTTTGTGACATTGACGATGGTTTATATTTCAGAAAAGACTGAAACTGCTGAGTAACCGGGTATCTAACTACAGAATAATTGTTCTTAGAGCTCCCAATATTTTTCTTAATTTCTATTCTATCGGAGGAAATTTGTATCATGCAAGGACACATCGCTACTATTGGTGCAGGTATCGCTGCTGCAGGTGCCGCTATTGGTGCCGGAATTGGTAACGGCCACGTTATCGCTTCAATGATTGAAGGTACTGCTCGCCAACCTGAATTGGAAGGCAAGTTGCGTACTAACATGTTCATTGGTGTTGGTTTGGTCGAAGCCGTTCCAATTTTGTCATTCGTTATTTCATTGTTGTTGATCAGTAAGTAATTTCATCACGACTGTTACTTTAGAGAGGAGCCAACAACATGTTGAACGAATTTTTGCTAGTTGGTGCTAGCGGAGGAAATCAGTTGGCTTTGGGTAACATGCTCTTTGTACTGCTTTCATTCTTAGTACTTCTTCTATTATTGAAGAAAGTTGCTTGGAAGCCAGTTACAAAGATGATGCAAGACCGTGCTGATAAAATTACCCGTGACTTAGATTCTGCTGAAGATGCTAAGGTAACCGCTGAAAAGCTGGCTGCTGAGCGTCAAGCACAGTTGCAATCTGCACGGGGTGAAGCAACAACTATCATTAGTGATGCCAAGGAGGCTGGTGCTAAGCAACGTGATCAAATCGTTACCGAAGCCAATGCCACCGCACAAGCATTGAAGGAACGCGCGACTGTTTCTATTGAACAAGAGCGTACCGAAGCAATGAATGGTGTTAAAAATGATGTTGCTGAAATGTCAGTGATGATCGCGCAAAAGATTATTCAAAAAGAACTGAAGCTTGAAGATCAAAAGGCATTGATTGATGCCTATATCGAGGGGTTAGGAGAGAAGTAATGGCAGTAGACGTTGCAACGATTGCTAAGCGTTATGCTGTTGCTTTGTTTGAACTATCTCATGACCAAAATAGTGACACTGAGACTCTCGCTGAATTAGCTGAGATTCGTAAAGTGATCCTAGAAAATCCTGATTTGGTTAAGGCGATTGAGTCAGCTGGTATGGCTGATTCGACCAAGAAGGAGTTGGTTGAAGTCATTATTAAAGATGCTTCTCAATTGGTTACAAACTTGGTCAAGATGACGTATGATTATCGTCGTTTTGCCATCTTGCCAGCTATTATCAATGCCTATGAATCATTAGTTGATGATGCGGAGGGCCGTTTAGTAGCAGATGTTACGACGGCTGTCGCATTGGATGATGATCAAGCATCACGTTTGTCTGCTTCAATTGCGCAACGGTTTGGCGTTAAAACAGTTGAAATTAAGCAAACGGTTGATGAATCATTGATTGGTGGCGTGATTGTTCATGCCGACAACCAAATTGTGGATGGGTCATTAGCTACCAAGTTGTCAGCTATTCGCTCAAGCATCATCAGTGGCTAAGATTTAGCTCGCTATATGCACCACATAATGCTTTAAATAATATTTAGTACAAGAAAAAGAGAAACTGCTGAAATGAGCATCAAAGCTGAAGAAATCAGTTCACTCATCAAAGCCCAGCTTGCTAACTATGAAGACGAGTTGACAGTTCAAGAAACTGGAACTGTTACCTATGTTGGTGACGGTGTTGCCCGTGT
This is a stretch of genomic DNA from Weissella soli. It encodes these proteins:
- the atpE gene encoding F0F1 ATP synthase subunit C encodes the protein MATIGAGIAAAGAAIGAGIGNGHVIASMIEGTARQPELEGKLRTNMFIGVGLVEAVPILSFVISLLLISK
- the atpF gene encoding F0F1 ATP synthase subunit B, whose amino-acid sequence is MLNEFLLVGASGGNQLALGNMLFVLLSFLVLLLLLKKVAWKPVTKMMQDRADKITRDLDSAEDAKVTAEKLAAERQAQLQSARGEATTIISDAKEAGAKQRDQIVTEANATAQALKERATVSIEQERTEAMNGVKNDVAEMSVMIAQKIIQKELKLEDQKALIDAYIEGLGEK
- the atpH gene encoding ATP synthase F1 subunit delta, which gives rise to MAVDVATIAKRYAVALFELSHDQNSDTETLAELAEIRKVILENPDLVKAIESAGMADSTKKELVEVIIKDASQLVTNLVKMTYDYRRFAILPAIINAYESLVDDAEGRLVADVTTAVALDDDQASRLSASIAQRFGVKTVEIKQTVDESLIGGVIVHADNQIVDGSLATKLSAIRSSIISG